The genomic interval AATAAGTTTATTAATTCTTCCTTGTCACCTAAATCTAAACTTGCAGCAACTTCCTTTGTAGCTCCTACAGCTAACTCTCTAATATCTTCAAGTTCTCTAACTCCATAAGCTACATTTCTTGTATTCATTAAATCTAATGGTCCTATGTTATGTGATGTAGAACTTCCTCCAACTGCACCACATCCTAATGTTAAGGCAGGTACTAAGTTGATTGTAGCTCCTATTCCACCAAGAGCTCCTGGTGAATTTACTACCATTCTTGAAACCGGCATTTCTAATGCGAATCTCTTAACAAGCTCCTCATTATTTGCATGCATACAGAATGTATGTCCAGCTCCTTCATTTAGTAATATTTCTCTACATCTATTTAATACAGCATCTACATTCTCTTCTACAAAGAAAGTTAAAATAGTTGTTAACTTTTCTCTTGAGAATGGATACTTATGTCCAACATGGCACTCTCTTGGAATTAAAACTCTTGCCCAAGATGGAATTCCTTCTAAACCAGCTAATTTAGCTATGTCTTGAGGAGTTTTTCCAACTATTTGTGGATTCATAGTTCCATTTGCTCTCATTACAAATTTAGATAGTTGATTTGCTTGTTCTTCAGTTAAGAAGTAAGCTCCTTGTTCTTTTAATTCTCTAACAACTTCATCTTCCATAGCTTTTTCAACTACTATTGATTGTTCTGAAGCACATATTGTTCCATTATCAAAAGTTTTAGAATCTAATATTCTCTTAACTGCTAACTTAACATCTGCACTCTTATCTATGAATGCTGGTCCATTTCCTGGTCCAACACCTATAGCTGGTGTTCCTGATGAATAAGCAGCTCTAACCATTGCTTCTCCGCCTGTTGCTAGGATTAATGAAGTATCTTTATTCTTCATAAGTTCATTAGTTCCTTCTATTGAAGGTACTGTAATGCATCCTATAGCTCCTTCTGGACAACCTGCTCTCTCAGCAGCCTTAGCTATTATCTTAGCTGTTTCAATAATACATTTTTTTGCACTTGGATGTGGTGATAAAACAATTGCATTTCTAGCTTTTATTGAAATCATAGCTTTGTAGATTGCTGTTGAAGTTGGATTTGTTGATGGTATAAGTCCTGCAACTACTCCTACTGGCACCATAATTTTAAATGCTCTTTTCTCAACATTTTCCTCTACTATTCCAACAGTTTTTGTATCCTTTATTGATTCATAAACTGTTCTTGCAGCAAAAACATTTTTTAATACTTTATCTTCCCATTTACCAAATCCTGTTTCCTCATTTGCCATCTTAGCAAGTTTTTCAGAATTTTCATAAGCAGCATCAGATATAGCTTTAACTATTCTATCTATGTCTTGTTGACTCATAATAGCTAACTTGCTTTGAGCTTCTTTAGCCTTTCTTATAAGCCCCCTAGTTTCCTGTATAGAAACTAAGTCTTTATCTAAAAACTCCATTAACTGTCACCTTCTTCATTATATTTTAGTAATATATCTACTAAATCTTTCTTCTTTAGAGACTTAAGCTTATTAGAAGTTATGTTGATATTTAAGGATTTTATTTTCTTTCTTAATTCCTTAACACTCATTTTAGATATTTCTTTTATATCTATAGAATCAGCTTCTTTATTCTCTGTGGTCTTATCCTCTGTCAGTTCAGGTTTTATAATAACTTCTTCTAAAGATTCTTTTGAGCTTTCTTTATTTTGAGAGATTTCAAAAACTTCTATTTCATCTAAGTGAGATTCACCTTCTATTTTTTCAGAAATTTCTTCTACTTCAGCATTAACATTTTTAACATATTCAACAACATCTTCTTGTAGGCTTTCTTCTTTAGATTCTGTTTCCTCTATAATAGCTTCTGTAATTTCCTCTCTTATCTCTTCACAAACCTCTTTAATATCTTCTTCCAACTCTTGAATTTCTTCTTCTGAACTTTTACTATTCATTAAAAGATTCTCTACCTCATCATCAAGTCTTGGAATTACATGAGCACTTCTTAAACTTCCAATTCTACTTGCATAATTTTCAGCAGATTCCACTGCAGCTTGTACAGCATCTACATCTCCTGTAATTTTTACAGTTACAATTCCTCCAGTAACCTTTTCTATTCCAATCAAATCAACACTTGCAGCTTTTAAGGCTGTATCTGCAGCACATATGGCTGGTACATATCCTATAAATTCTATTAATCCTAAAGCTTTTCCCATATCTTTAGCCTATTAGAATCCTAATGGATTACTAGCTACTGATTGTACTGCCTCTGCAAAGGCATCACATGCTGCTTTACATGCTGATTGTGATCCTGTAAGTAAGGCTCCTGCAAAGTTTGTTTCTGTTGGAGGTGCAAAGAATTCACACATTTCAACATCTGCAGCCTTTAATGCTGCATCTAAAGCATACATTGCTTCTAATGGAGGAGCTACTAAGTAAGCTAAAGCTTCACCTTCTCTTATTCCTGCTGTTTTTGAAAGATATGATCCTGTTCTTGATACACATTGAGCATAGTAACAAATTGAATCATCTTCATTTGCACTTACAAATCCAACTCCACTATCAATGAAATCTAAAGTAGCATTTAATCCACTTCTAACTTCAGCAGGACTTGGTCCAGCTAAGATACCAATTACTTCTCCAGCTAATTTTGTTGAAGCATTTCCAGCTCCAGCATACATTGATCTAGCATAAACTACATCTACTTCTGCTGCCTTTGTAGCCTCATCTAAAGCTGTATAAGTTACATCATCACAGTCTGCTGTGATTAACCCTAAACTCTTGTGATGTGGTTCTAATTCTAATTTTTTAGCCATTTCTGGACTAACATTTGATATTATCTTAACGCTTAAAACATTAGGACGTATTAAATCATTTTTCATGCTTAATTCCCTCCAAACTTATTATTTAAGATCTATTCCTGAAGCTTTTTTATCTAACATTGTTTTTATTAACTCTGCAATGTGAGCTCCTGCTTCAACGGCAGTTGTTCCACCTTTATGAATGTTTGATATAACAGTTCTCTTAGCTTCTGGCATTCCAACCTTTGGTTTATATGCTATATATGCTGACATTGATTCAGCAGTTACAAGACCTGGTCTTTCTCCAACTAGTAAGCAAACAACATCTGCTCCAGTTGCTTCTCCTACAGCATCCATAGCTGGAACTCTACAATATTTAACAAATAATATAGGTCCAACATTTAAACCATACATTTTTAATCCTTGCTCTATTGAAGGAAGAATATCTTCTACGTTAGCTTCTATTGCAGCTGAACTTAAACCATCTCCAACCATTATTTGAACCTTAGGATTTTTATCACATTTTTCTTTTATGATCTCTGTTGTTTCTGGCGAAAATCTTCTTCCAAGATCTGGACGAGTTACATATTCATCCTTATCAGTACACATAGTTTTCACAGGTATAAAGTTATTTTTCTTTATGAATTCCTCTGAAACATCTGAGAATACTGAGTCTTGTGCAGCAGCATGGTCAGCTCTCATTCTTAAAGCTGTTATAGTTTTATATCTAGCTCCTGCTCTTCCTGATCCTAATCTAGCTGGTGTTTTAGCTTTCATTTCTAAGTAAGCCTCTCTATCAGCTGGATTATCAACTAAAAGTTGTTTCTTTATATCTATCTCTGTAATATCTGGTATAAACTCATCACTTTCCACTTGAGATTGATTTTTTGAAACTTCCTTAACCACTTTTTCTACTGATTGCATATCAACTTGTCCAACCATTTGGCTAACTAATTGCTCAACCATTAGTTTTAAATCTTTTTCGTTCATAACTCTCTTCTCCCTCCTATCCTAAAAGTACAGATGCATCTCCTGCTTTTTTAGTAAGCTTTCCATTTTCGTCTATGAATCCCATTTCAACTAACCAATCTTGGAACTCTTTAATAGCTGTTAATCCAAACATTTCTCTTAAAGCTGCTGTTTCATGGTATCCTGTAGTTTGATAGTTAAGCATTACGTCATCTCCATGTGGAATTCCCATGAAATAAGTACATCCTGCTGTTGTTAATAATACAGCTAAGTTTTCTATATCATTTTGGTCTGCTTTCATGTGATTTGTATAACATGCATCACATCCCATTGGTATTCCTGTTAATTTACCCATGAAGTGGTCTTCAAGACCTGCTCTTATAACTTGTTTTGAATCATATAAATACTCTGGTCCTATGAATCCAACAACGGTGTTAACTAAAAATGGTTGGAATCTCTTAGCGAATCCATAACATCTAGCTTCCATAGTTACTTGGTCAACTCCATGGTGAGCATCTGATGAAAGCTCTGAACCTTGTCCAGTTTCAAAGTACATTACATTTGGTCCTGTAGCTGTTCCTTGTTTTAAAGCTAATTGTCTAGCTTCTTCTATAGTTGCTGCATTAAATCCAAAAGCTTCATTTCCCTTTTCAGAACCTGCTATTGATTGGAATATTAGGTCTGTAGGTGCCCCTTGTCTTATAGCTTCCATTTGAGTTGTTACATGAGCTAGTACACAAGTTTGAGTTGGTATTTTAAATTTTCTTTTTATTTCATCAAATCTCTTTAATACTTTAGTAACACTCTCAACAGAGTCATCAACTGGGTTTAATCCTAAAACTGCATCTCCAACTCCAAAAGTTAATCCTTCTAATAATGAAGCCATTATTCCATCTGGATCATCTGTTGGATGGTTTGGTTGAAGTCTTGCAGATAAAGTTCCTTTTTCACCTATTGTTGTGTTACAGTGAGCTGTTACCTTTATCTTTCTTGCTCCATATATTAAGTCCATATTAGACATTAATTTTGCTACAGCTGCTACCATTTCAGAAGTTAAACCTCTTGAAATTCTTCTTATATCGGCACCTGTTGTATTTTCATCTAATATCCACTCTCTAAATTCAGATACTGTCCAATGTTTTATTTCATTGTATATTTTTTCATTTACATCATCTTGAATTATTCTAGTTACCTCATCTATTTCATAAGGAACTGCTGGGTTATTTCTTAAATCCTCTAAAGTTATATTTGATAATACAACCTTTGCTGCTACTCTTTCTTCTGAAGACTCTGCTGCTAATCCAGCTAATCTATCTCCTGATTTCTCTTCGTTTGCCTTAGCCATAACCTCATTTAAAGATTTGAAAGCATAGACTTTTCCAAATAATTTTGTTTTTAAAATCATTTCTTATCCTCCTTCCAACTAGTTGAAAACTAATGTTTTTATAACAACAGGTAATACTTTTCCATCTGCAATTGGTGTTCCAAGGTCTATGTAATCTCCATTTTCAACCTTAATACCATCAATACATATAATTTCTTTTTGGAAATTAAGTAAGGAATATATTGCTTGCCCTAAAACCTTAGCCATATCATTTTCAACAACTACTATTAGTTGTCCCTCTTTCTCAATCAAATCCTTCATTCCATTTACAAGACCTTTTGCATATTCCTGTATCTCTTTAAAGGATGGATTCTTTTTACCATTAATAGCTATTGCTATCTTTTGAAAATCATTTTCTAGCCTGAACCACTCTATTTTTTTCTTAAGAGCAGTTTCTAATTCATAAGCACCTTGACTTTCATCTTCTAAACTAAGCTTTAATATTGGTAAATTTTTTATTGGGAAACTATCCTTTGTGTAAGTAATTGTACTTCCACTTATTTCTGTTGTATGAGAGCCAGCTCCCACAACAGTTGCTCTTATGGTTTCAATAGATCTTACTACTTTAAGCTTTTTACATAAATCTGAATTTTTAATAGCTTGTCCTAGTATTATTCCTATATCTCCATATTTAAAATAGTCTTGGATTTCTCCCTCATAATATATATAATCTGCAACTCCTCCTGAGAAGGATATGCATTTTATCTCATTTTCTAAAGCTATACTTTTATTAGTTACTATGTAATCAAAGTATTCATCCTTAGGTCTTAAACCAACACTTTCCTCCAACCAAGCAACCATCATATTAACCACCGGTTTAATATTTTCTAAGGTTGCCTTAGTTCCTATTTCTAGTCCTAAATTCTTTTCTTTTATTATTCTTTCTATTTTAGGTGAAATATACATTATCTCTCTTGTATTTGGATTAATCTTTATAAGTCTTCCTCCTACATCTAGACAGCCAGTCTCCTTAACTTCACCTCTTAAAAAAAGTGCAAGGTTACTTGTACCTCCTCCAATGTCCATGTTTACAACACTGGTTGAATGTTCCTTAGAATAAATATGTGCTCCAGCACCCTTTCCAGCTATGATACTTTCTAAATCTGGTCCAGCTGTTGCCACAACAAAGTCTCCAGCAAATCCACTCAATGTGTGTAATACATCGTTTGCATTTTCTTTTCTAGCTGTCTCCCCTGTTATTATTACAGCACCTGTTTGAATATCATCCTTATTTATTCCAGCCTTTTTATATTCTTCTTCAATAATTTCTTTTATTTTTCTTCCATCTATTTCAGTATTTGAAATAAGTGGTGTAAAGTAAACATCACTTCTATAGATAATTTCCTTATCTACAATGCTTATTCTTGGAACGGTAAAAGCTGATGCTTCATTTTCAACTATTAACTTAGAAAATATAAGCTGAGTTGTACTTGTGCCTATATCTATTCCAACACTTAAAAGTTCCTCTCTCATCCTTTCACCCCCTTAATATTTTTTAAAATCCATAAGCTGTTATTTTTCATATCAACTTATAATAATTTAATTAAATTCTTTAATTTAGATAATTATTTTAAAGAACTAAAAAGGCTTAAAGCTACAGAAATAAACCTGATTTAAAAATCTAAGTTTTATTTTCTATAACCTTAAGCCTCATTGCTCAATTCAAACCACTACTTCGCAGTTCATAGTTATTTAAATTCTTCATTTTCTTCAATTTTAAAATTTAATAGTACCTTGGTTCCTTCTTTGTTAGAAGTTATATTCATACTTCCTTTTAGCTGATCCTTTATGTAACTATTAACTATGAATAATCCTAAATTATTATTGTTAATCAAACCTAAGTCAAATCCACATCCATCATCCACAACAGCTATGGCTTTATCTTCTCCATCACTTTGTATTAGAATCTGTATTGTACCTTCATCTTTATTAATAAATGCATGATCAAAACAATTTTGTATAAGTTCATTCATTATTAAGAGTAATCCAGTTAGCTTTTCTCCATCTATATAAAAATTATTTCCTGTTATATAGATGTTTATGTTAGATCCATACCAACTTTTCTTTATGTTTTCTGTTAGTACCTCAAGTGCATCTCTAACCTTAATATTATTTCCTTGAGATTTAGATAATAAATCGTGAGTAGTAGCAATGGCAAGTATTCTGTTTACACTTTCCTGTAAATATTCCTTAGCCTCTTCACTTTTGCATCTTCTACTTTGACTTCTAAGTAATGCGGCTGCTGTTTGCAAACTATTTTTAACCCTATGATGAGCTTCTCTTAGTGCCACTGATTTTAAAACTAACTCAGCCTCTTTATTTTTAACATCACTTATGTCCTTTATTATCTCAATTATTCTTAAATTTTCTTTATCTATAAAGGTTCTACTTAATTCAAAATAAGAATTTTTCACTTGAACCTCTATTATTTGTTTTAAGTCACTCTTTTCTCCAATAACATTTGAAAGATCTTCAAACTTGGAATTATCTAAAGACAATTTATTAAAATCATCTCCATAGTCTATACTTTTATATCCTAAACTACTATATATATTATCTGCTTTAGTATTTTTTATAACAAGCTTTCCTTTTTTATCAAAAACAAGTATTCCATCATGAAGATTATTTGTTATTAAAGTACCTTCTCTTAAAAGATTTAAAAAACCTTTTGATTCTGAACTTTCATTTGCAGAACTTATGTCAATTTTGAAATCACTTTCAAGCTCATTACTAATATCTTTTTCTACTATAACAACTCCTACAACCTTTTCTTCATTAAGAATTGGATGTATTCTTTGTTTTACAAACTTATTTTCTTGAGTCAGTGCTTTTATATCCTTATTAACTGTTCCATTTTTTAATGTTTCTATAACACCTGGCTCATTTTCCTTTAAAGCTTTTTTTCCAACTACTTTTTCTTTATATAATGAAGGCTTATCTTTTGGAATAGCATGCTCTACCACAATAGCAAAGTTTCCCTCTTTATCTAAAACATCTATAAATGCATCACTTTCATAAAAGTCAGCCATAATCTGTAGAGATTTTGAAACTTCTCTTATTTTATTTATCTCCTCTTCACTTAAAAGAGTATATTCTTTACATAGTGTTCCAATCATTAATTATCCCTCATAACCAACAATTATTATTTTTGCTATTTCAGCCATGGTAGTTCTTCTATCCATACTTAATTTTCTTATTCTGTTATAAGCATCATTCTCATTTGAGTTTAATTGCTTAACAAGTATTCCTTTTGCCTTCTCTATTAACTTTCTATCATTTAATTTATTGTTTATTTTATCATAATCTTTTTTTAGTTCATCAAATTCTTCTGCCTTTGATAAGCACATTTCTACAGTAGGAATAAATACCTTCTCATTTACAGGCTTAATCATATATCCAAAGGCTCCTACTTCTTTAGCCATTTCAATATACTTTTTGTCTTCAAATGCTGTTAATAATATTACGCCCCCAACTAATTTTTCCTTAGTTAATACCTTACTAGCTTTTATTCCATCTAATAAAGGCATATCTATGTCCATTAAAACTAAGCTAGGATTATATTTCTTACAAACTTCAATTGCTTCAAAACCATCAGAAGCCTCTCCTACAACATCGTATCCATTAGCCTCTAAAATTTCTCTTGTATCCATTCTTGTAATAGGCTCATCATCGACTATTACTATAGTTCTTTTCATTAACAGTTCACCTCAAATTAAAATTTGTTTAGATAATTAAATAACTCTTTAATTCCTACATCATCTACTGTATCAACTTTAAATATTTTACTTACTCCAGCTAAATTTAATCTCTCTTCTGCTACTTCTATTTCTGACTCGTCCTTAGCTAGATTTATCTTTGTGATAATACCTATAACATCTTTACAAAACATACTTGCAAACCCCGGAGCAATATAATTTTCCTCTGAGGTACAATCATATACTAAAGCTATAATATCAGCATCTGCTGCTGTAACTATTAAAGCAGTATAGTATCCCCTGTTTTCCATATATTCTCCTGGAGTATCTATGGCATTATCATAAAGTTCTATGGCTTGAGTTTTCTTATATTTTATTTCTAGATTGTTTAAGGCTTGACATAAGGTTGTTTTTCCACATCCTGTCTTACCCATAAATATTACTCTTCCCATATATTAAGTCCTCGTGATCTTAGTTGATGAGAAATTTAAAATGTTACCTAAAACATCTAAAACTTCATTTAAGGCTGACTCAACGGAACTTATATCACCAGTTACTACTAAAGATCCACTAAATCTATCTATAAAACCTAATGAAACTCCTGAAGCCTTTGTAGCAACATCTGCCGCAATAATAGAGGCTTCACTTGGTGTTATAGTTAATATTCCTATGGCATCCTTTTTATCCACTATAAGACCTAATTTTTTATATATGTCCTCATTAGGATTTGCTATTATATGAGCAAGTGTAACTTGTTTCCCTGGTACATATTCTTGTATAATTCTCTGTTTTGACTCTTCTCCCATATGCTTCTCACCTTACTTTCCCACGTTAAATTATTGACTAGTTAAATCCTTTTCATAACTATTTAATAAAAAAGCTCCTTAAAGTTTCATTCCTATCTTTAAGTAAATGAAATACCTTTAAGAAGCTACATTGCTCGAAAACTTAATCACACCTTTGTGATATCTTTATTATAAATTTTAATAGGCCCTTTGTCAATATATTCACATATTTTTCATATTATTTTGTCATATTAATAAATTTATTGTCTTTTATCTGATTCTTTATTAAGTATATATCTATGCCTATCTAAAATAAGCTCCAAAAAAGGATAATTTCTAAGCATATCAATCCTATTTTGAAGCTTATAAAAAAACTATTTAATTTTGTTTAAAATAGATATTATATCATTTTCATCTGGCACTCTTGGATTACTTTCTGTACATGCATCCTTTAATGCTAATTGAGCTATTTCATTTTCTAAACTCTTTAGTTCATCACAATTAACTTTACACTCTCTTAAAGTTGTAGGCATATTCATTGCCTTTTGCATCTTTTTAATTTCATTTATAAGATTTTTTACTAATCCTCTAGTATTTGATCCTTGTAATCCAACCATTTTAGCTATTTTAGCATATTTTTCTGCAGCTTCACTAAATTCCTTAGAATTATAGCTTGTTATGTTTGCATTATATTCTATTACATGTGGTAATAATATTGAGTTAGTTCTTCCATGAGGAACATGGAATTTTCCTCCTAAAACATGGGCAATACCATGGTTTACTCCTAAAGAAGCCTCATTAAAGGCTAAACCAGCTAAACATGAGGCATTATGCATTTTTTCTCTAGCTTCTATATCATTTCCATTTTCATAAGCTTTTAATAAATATTTAAAAACTAAAGTAGCTGCTTTTTCAGCTAAAGCATCTGAAAAGTCTGTTGCATTTTTAGAAACATATGCTTCTAATGCATGAGTAAGTACATCCATTCCTGTATCAGCAGTTATAAAATTTGGAACTGTTTTAACAAGTTCTGGATCTAAAATTGCTATGTCTGGTAATAATTCATCTGATACTAAAGGATATTTAACTCCTTTTTGCTTATCTGTTATTACGGAAAATGAAGTTACTTCTGAGCCTGTACCACTTGTTGTTGGTATAGCTATAAACTTAATATCATTTAATTTAACTAATTTTTTAGAAAAATCTATTATTGCCTTAGTTGCATCTATAGCAGACCCTCCCCCTAAAGCAATAACAACATCAGGATTAAAATCTTTAAGCATTTCTATTCCACTTACAACTAACTCAATAGGTGGATCTGGAACTATTTCACTAAATACAAAAACCTCAGATGATGTAAGGTTATTAGTTAATTTTTCTATAGTCCCTGACTTAACCATAAAAGGATCTGTTACTATAAAAACTTTTTTATTCTTAAGTTCCTTTAGGTAATCTAAGGCTCCTTCTCCAAAAAGTATTTCTGTCTTAATCTTAAACCTTTTCATTTTTAGCTCCCCTCTTTTTATTAATTATGGGTAAGAGCTTATTTATAAGTATATTTTTAGTTTACGGGTAGTTTTTTTGTTGATCTTTCTTGTTTAATATAATTAAGGTGAATTTTTAATTATAAATAAAAATTGGCTATTTCCAAAAATATACTTATAAAAAAAATAAGAAGCTCCATAGGGATTTCCTATGGAGCTTCTTTGCTCTCTAAACACCACATCGTGTTATTTTTAATATACTCTTTTTAAAAAAACTTGTCAATAAAACTTAATTCTCTTTTTTAAGTTTCTTTAATTTTAGATTTTTATAAATATAATATGAAAAAATAGCTATTACTATTATAATTATTAATGCTATTGAATAATGTCTTAAAGCTTTTTCTATAAATGATTTATTATCATATGCAAAATATCCTAATAGAAGATAGAAACTATCCATTATTGTTATACCTAAAGCTGAAAATATAACAAACATAATTTTATTAACCTTCTCAGCTCCTGCAAAAAGTGATATATATGTTCTTGTAAATGGTAATAATCTAGCTAGGAAAACTGTTATTTTGCCATACCTAGAAAATAACCTATCTATTTTTTCAAATATAGATTTACTTTTTTTATGCTTTCTCTTAGCAAATGAAATTACTTTTTCTCCTGCATACATTCCCACTGAATAGCTTATTAGGGGCCAACTACGCCTCCTATAACGGATATTGGCAAAGCATATATCATGCTATATTTACCACTTGCTACACTAGCACCTATTGCAGGTAATACAATTTCACTTGGAAATGGCAAACAAGCATATTCAAGCATGTTTAATATAAATATTCCTACGTATCCACAAGTGCTAGCCAAATAAACTATAAAGCTAACAAAGCTCTCTAAAAACCCCATAAACTATTTTCCTTCCCATCTGTTGTATTAATTTATAAACTAATTCTTAAATATGTATTTTTACATATAAATAATCAATATTTTTTAAGTTATTATTTATGATCATACTACATAAATAATAATAACAAATTATTCTTTTTAATTTATTACTAAAAAGTTTCTTATTTCTGAAAACATTTTCTTGCATTTTTAAAAACATTGTATTATAATTAATGTAAAGGTTTTATCGATGAAACCCTCTTTTCTTACTTTATCATCGATAAAAGCAATTATTTTTTCATTTTTAATGCACTTTTGTGTTATTTACGTATTATTGAATGTGATTAAAAAAGACAAATACTAAAAGTATTTGTCTTTTTTATTTTAGTTATATTTTTCTCCAATCATAAACCTCATTTTTAACATCTATTTTATGTCCATTTATTGAGACTATATTATCATTAATCCATTTTACATCAATTAATTTTATCTTATAATCCCAATATATATTTCTTACTTCTCCACTTATATTATTAACCACTTCACATCTTACGGCCCAATCAGGTACTCCTCCAGAACTACATATATAAGAATTAATAGTATATTTTTTGTTTGGAGATTTATACTCTTCTTGAAAGCTTCCTATGGGTAATTTCTCCATAGTAACATTATTGCATTTAATTTCATTGTAATAATACTTAAATGTAGAAATCCAAATTGCTATTAATGTAGCAATTGTAAGTAAAAATGTAAATAGAATAACCCTTTTATTGAACTTACACTTTTTCTCTAAACTTCTTTGGTCCACTTAATCGCTCCTTTAAAATGTCTATATATTTATAAAATTTAACAAAAACCTGTTTTAATACAAGTTTTAGTTTATTTTTAAATTACTATATTAAATATTTTTATTATAATGCTCCTTATATACATTTAAGAAATTTTCTAATATTCTAGCTGTCATTCCCCAAATCACAAAATTATTATATTTGTAGAACATAACTTTGTATCTTCCA from Clostridium perfringens carries:
- a CDS encoding DUF5412 family protein, whose product is MDQRSLEKKCKFNKRVILFTFLLTIATLIAIWISTFKYYYNEIKCNNVTMEKLPIGSFQEEYKSPNKKYTINSYICSSGGVPDWAVRCEVVNNISGEVRNIYWDYKIKLIDVKWINDNIVSINGHKIDVKNEVYDWRKI
- a CDS encoding EutP/PduV family microcompartment system protein; this encodes MGRVIFMGKTGCGKTTLCQALNNLEIKYKKTQAIELYDNAIDTPGEYMENRGYYTALIVTAADADIIALVYDCTSEENYIAPGFASMFCKDVIGIITKINLAKDESEIEVAEERLNLAGVSKIFKVDTVDDVGIKELFNYLNKF
- a CDS encoding 1-propanol dehydrogenase PduQ, with product MKRFKIKTEILFGEGALDYLKELKNKKVFIVTDPFMVKSGTIEKLTNNLTSSEVFVFSEIVPDPPIELVVSGIEMLKDFNPDVVIALGGGSAIDATKAIIDFSKKLVKLNDIKFIAIPTTSGTGSEVTSFSVITDKQKGVKYPLVSDELLPDIAILDPELVKTVPNFITADTGMDVLTHALEAYVSKNATDFSDALAEKAATLVFKYLLKAYENGNDIEAREKMHNASCLAGLAFNEASLGVNHGIAHVLGGKFHVPHGRTNSILLPHVIEYNANITSYNSKEFSEAAEKYAKIAKMVGLQGSNTRGLVKNLINEIKKMQKAMNMPTTLRECKVNCDELKSLENEIAQLALKDACTESNPRVPDENDIISILNKIK
- a CDS encoding DedA family protein, which encodes MYAGEKVISFAKRKHKKSKSIFEKIDRLFSRYGKITVFLARLLPFTRTYISLFAGAEKVNKIMFVIFSALGITIMDSFYLLLGYFAYDNKSFIEKALRHYSIALIIIIVIAIFSYYIYKNLKLKKLKKEN
- a CDS encoding DedA family protein; protein product: MGFLESFVSFIVYLASTCGYVGIFILNMLEYACLPFPSEIVLPAIGASVASGKYSMIYALPISVIGGVVGP
- a CDS encoding ANTAR domain-containing response regulator → MKRTIVIVDDEPITRMDTREILEANGYDVVGEASDGFEAIEVCKKYNPSLVLMDIDMPLLDGIKASKVLTKEKLVGGVILLTAFEDKKYIEMAKEVGAFGYMIKPVNEKVFIPTVEMCLSKAEEFDELKKDYDKINNKLNDRKLIEKAKGILVKQLNSNENDAYNRIRKLSMDRRTTMAEIAKIIIVGYEG
- the eutS gene encoding ethanolamine utilization microcompartment protein EutS → MGEESKQRIIQEYVPGKQVTLAHIIANPNEDIYKKLGLIVDKKDAIGILTITPSEASIIAADVATKASGVSLGFIDRFSGSLVVTGDISSVESALNEVLDVLGNILNFSSTKITRT